In one window of Frigoriglobus tundricola DNA:
- a CDS encoding TolC family protein, translating into MSRIAAPQPIPKEYDPVVPTGDAPPAPKPEPHRPEPALEHPLSLEQAEELAMRQSPRIAEARGVVATGAARERVAAAAFLPTASANYSFQGFASHTGFSGTPDGGRFPVLPVRGYGPGDQDFEVLDLRVQWTVFQFGKRLALHDQATLRAEITRWQLERTRQAVAFDVALNYARVLQARATQVVAEKAVVRAEAALKDVRNLAANGVLTKEDVLRAEVFLADVRQALIAATSEAQIAVAGLNRSIGINVSAPTRVVERAAELDEYPVRLEDCLAQAIGGRPEFSIVRLGVAAAGRGADATRADYLPVITTTAGGAVIDGSRVQNAQVADAGITLKWDLYQGGRRRAEVRGADAEIDIALAQGQQVCDTIAFETHVAFRNIEDAIGRLKQARTATGQAAETLRLVRNRYARGDAKPTDIVDAETALIRAEQNLNSARYDLVIALARMKFATGGTPQPADPRPKPPEPLPAPRPVEKP; encoded by the coding sequence GTGTCCCGCATCGCGGCCCCGCAACCCATCCCGAAGGAATACGACCCGGTCGTGCCGACGGGCGATGCGCCCCCGGCGCCGAAACCGGAGCCGCATCGGCCCGAACCCGCGCTCGAACACCCCCTTTCGCTCGAACAGGCCGAAGAACTGGCCATGCGGCAGAGCCCGCGAATCGCAGAAGCCCGCGGGGTCGTCGCGACCGGCGCGGCACGCGAGCGCGTGGCCGCGGCGGCGTTCCTGCCGACCGCCAGCGCGAACTACTCGTTCCAGGGCTTCGCCAGCCACACCGGGTTCAGCGGGACGCCGGACGGCGGGCGGTTCCCGGTACTGCCGGTCCGCGGGTACGGACCCGGGGACCAGGACTTCGAGGTGCTGGACCTGCGGGTCCAGTGGACCGTGTTCCAGTTCGGCAAACGGTTGGCCCTGCACGACCAGGCCACGCTGCGGGCCGAGATCACCCGGTGGCAGTTGGAACGCACGCGGCAAGCGGTGGCGTTCGACGTCGCGCTGAACTACGCCCGCGTGCTCCAGGCCCGTGCGACCCAGGTGGTCGCCGAGAAGGCCGTGGTCCGCGCCGAAGCGGCGCTCAAGGACGTGCGGAACCTGGCCGCGAACGGGGTGCTGACCAAGGAGGACGTGCTCCGCGCCGAGGTGTTCCTGGCCGACGTGCGCCAGGCGCTCATCGCCGCGACCAGCGAAGCCCAAATCGCCGTGGCGGGGCTGAACCGCTCGATCGGGATCAACGTCAGCGCCCCGACCCGCGTGGTCGAGCGGGCGGCGGAACTGGACGAGTACCCGGTGCGCCTGGAAGACTGCTTGGCCCAGGCGATCGGCGGCCGGCCCGAGTTCAGTATCGTCCGCCTCGGGGTGGCCGCCGCGGGCCGCGGGGCGGACGCCACGCGGGCGGACTACCTGCCCGTGATCACCACGACCGCGGGCGGGGCCGTCATCGACGGCAGCCGGGTGCAGAACGCCCAGGTCGCCGACGCCGGCATCACCCTCAAATGGGACCTCTACCAGGGCGGGCGGCGGCGGGCGGAAGTGCGGGGCGCGGACGCGGAAATCGACATCGCCCTCGCCCAGGGGCAGCAGGTGTGCGACACGATCGCGTTCGAAACGCACGTCGCCTTCCGGAACATCGAAGACGCCATCGGGCGGCTGAAACAGGCCCGGACCGCGACCGGGCAGGCCGCGGAGACGCTCCGGCTCGTCCGCAACCGGTACGCCCGGGGGGACGCGAAGCCGACGGACATCGTGGACGCCGAGACGGCCCTCATCCGGGCCGAACAGAACCTGAACTCCGCCCGGTACGACCTGGTGATCGCCCTCGCGCGCATGAAGTTCGCCACCGGCGGAACGCCCCAACCGGCGGACCCGCGTCCCAAGCCGCCGGAGCCGCTCCCCGCCCCGCGGCCGGTGGAAAAGCCCTGA
- a CDS encoding MFS transporter encodes MSTAPAPGSALSPGRDFLNHAGVVFAIVPAMVLAGITSTFTELPRIFVVSELASDRYRFQWVTGATLVGGVVGMSSLGWLAGHIGLRQCFLIGLFLYSAGSAGASQADGTDALAAARFVQSWGNGMVATTVLALLWREFPQHRDLGIAVFAFGIYFGRIVGPSVSSWLVNHDTWRSVFYFSAAAGAVTHFIAWRTLRPDAPPREPPGAFDFPGLGLLVGWVICLVIGLYRFQLWGWQRANETLVVLALGLGLFGAFLWEQFRVRRPLLELRLFDRHHFAMGVTIKALIDGQFFAVLAILTRYMAITRDYPRATTGAVLLPAVAAMAVALVVTARFGTRGNRKVRLLIGLVGMTVATWQLGRIDLFTDKEWVGLVAAAWAAAVGIVASPVICIAQDNLRPDEIANSASIKNLGLVLPGAVVGGLIAIASERAGDAYFDSLRQTVQVNRTPVGDVSAGLADWIARTHGSAPAAANTQAAQVLGRYVRATASVYADQTAFGWLTIIGATTVLITCFLRKLPPEAPGPKWG; translated from the coding sequence ATGAGTACGGCGCCCGCGCCCGGTTCGGCCCTGTCGCCCGGCCGCGACTTCCTGAACCACGCCGGGGTGGTCTTCGCCATCGTCCCCGCGATGGTGCTGGCCGGGATCACCTCGACGTTCACGGAGCTGCCGCGCATCTTCGTCGTCAGCGAGCTGGCGTCCGACCGCTACCGCTTCCAGTGGGTCACCGGGGCGACGCTCGTCGGGGGCGTCGTCGGCATGTCGAGTCTCGGGTGGCTGGCCGGGCACATCGGGCTCCGGCAGTGCTTCCTGATCGGGCTGTTCCTGTATTCCGCCGGCAGCGCCGGCGCGTCCCAGGCCGACGGCACCGACGCGCTGGCCGCCGCCCGGTTCGTCCAGAGCTGGGGCAACGGGATGGTGGCGACGACCGTTCTGGCGCTGCTGTGGCGGGAGTTCCCGCAGCACCGGGATCTGGGCATCGCGGTGTTCGCGTTCGGCATCTACTTCGGCCGCATCGTGGGGCCGAGCGTCAGCTCGTGGCTGGTGAACCACGACACCTGGCGGAGCGTGTTCTACTTCTCGGCCGCGGCCGGTGCCGTCACCCACTTCATCGCCTGGCGGACCCTGCGGCCCGATGCCCCGCCCCGGGAGCCGCCCGGCGCGTTCGACTTCCCGGGGCTGGGGCTCCTCGTGGGCTGGGTGATCTGCCTCGTCATCGGGCTGTACCGGTTCCAGTTGTGGGGCTGGCAGCGGGCGAACGAAACGCTCGTGGTGCTCGCCCTGGGGCTGGGGCTGTTCGGGGCGTTCCTGTGGGAGCAGTTCCGCGTTCGGCGCCCGCTGCTCGAACTCCGCCTGTTCGACCGGCACCACTTTGCGATGGGCGTGACCATCAAGGCCCTGATCGACGGGCAGTTCTTCGCCGTCCTGGCGATCCTGACGCGGTACATGGCGATCACCCGCGACTACCCGCGGGCGACGACGGGGGCGGTCCTCTTGCCCGCCGTGGCGGCGATGGCCGTCGCTCTGGTCGTCACCGCCCGCTTCGGCACCCGCGGGAACCGCAAGGTCCGGCTCCTGATCGGGCTCGTCGGAATGACCGTTGCCACGTGGCAGCTCGGCCGGATCGACCTGTTCACCGACAAGGAATGGGTGGGCCTCGTCGCCGCGGCGTGGGCGGCGGCGGTGGGGATCGTGGCGTCGCCGGTCATCTGCATCGCCCAGGACAACCTGCGCCCGGACGAGATCGCGAACTCGGCGAGCATCAAGAACCTCGGGCTGGTGCTGCCCGGCGCCGTCGTCGGCGGGCTCATCGCGATCGCGAGCGAGCGGGCCGGGGACGCGTATTTCGACTCGCTCCGCCAGACGGTCCAGGTCAACCGCACGCCGGTCGGTGACGTGTCCGCCGGCCTGGCCGACTGGATCGCCCGCACCCACGGCAGCGCGCCGGCCGCCGCGAACACCCAGGCGGCGCAGGTGCTCGGCCGGTACGTCCGCGCCACGGCCTCGGTCTACGCCGACCAGACGGCGTTCGGGTGGCTGACCATCATCGGTGCGACGACGGTTCTGATCACGTGCTTCCTCCGGAAGCTCCCGCCGGAAGCGCCGGGGCCGAAGTGGGGGTGA
- a CDS encoding HlyD family secretion protein, producing the protein MLASDPARPPAEAGGVPGPPAVPQNPGSVVPAGPAPPPDPADRRRSRVRWVSGVSLALLLVIVFGLVPYVRYRQTHSLTDDAFVESHLTHLGAQTPGLITRVLVEERDTVKAGQLLAEIDPEPHRRTAELAASKRAKAESELALERATWERLEQEYPRKVAAAKADLAFAQAGVAQARTELEVVRVDVDKAVREAEAAATSAKASYVKAAEDAERYEKLFKQESVPKVKWEDAVKALATADAEVKTAEAKLDRAQSNRRKVAIAEQAVAVAVAHRDKANEGLRLAELGRLNVEEAALKVKVLEREVDQARRNEAAVRTQLEYCRVVAPFDGTVVKRYRNPGDYAPLGSPILSIYDPDLVYVTAYLEEDRLAGVSPGSPVALKLDAFSDPLPGRVVWVGQATGANFALVPRDISSGEFTKVPQRVPVRILPDRDARWGELRPGLSVSVVFDHGAGDPDWARTQAERMRARGELGVSPLGTADGKGRP; encoded by the coding sequence ATGCTCGCCTCAGACCCCGCCCGCCCGCCCGCCGAAGCCGGCGGCGTCCCCGGCCCGCCTGCGGTTCCTCAGAACCCGGGGTCCGTCGTGCCGGCGGGACCGGCCCCGCCTCCCGACCCGGCCGACCGCCGGCGCTCGCGCGTCCGGTGGGTGTCCGGAGTGTCACTGGCGCTCCTGCTCGTCATCGTCTTCGGGCTCGTGCCCTATGTCAGGTACCGACAGACCCACTCGCTCACCGACGACGCCTTCGTCGAGTCGCACCTGACGCACCTCGGGGCGCAAACCCCGGGACTGATCACCCGCGTGCTGGTCGAGGAGCGGGACACCGTCAAGGCCGGTCAACTGCTCGCCGAGATCGACCCGGAACCCCACCGCCGGACCGCGGAACTGGCGGCCTCCAAGCGGGCCAAAGCCGAGAGCGAGCTCGCACTGGAGCGGGCGACCTGGGAGCGCTTGGAGCAGGAGTACCCGCGAAAGGTGGCGGCGGCGAAGGCCGACCTGGCGTTCGCCCAGGCCGGCGTCGCGCAGGCCCGGACCGAGTTGGAGGTCGTCCGGGTGGACGTCGATAAGGCCGTTCGGGAGGCCGAGGCGGCCGCCACGTCCGCGAAAGCCTCGTACGTGAAAGCCGCCGAGGACGCCGAGCGGTACGAGAAGCTGTTCAAGCAGGAGTCGGTGCCCAAGGTGAAGTGGGAGGACGCCGTCAAGGCCCTCGCCACGGCCGACGCGGAGGTCAAAACGGCCGAGGCGAAGCTCGACCGCGCCCAGTCGAACCGCCGCAAGGTCGCGATCGCCGAGCAGGCGGTCGCGGTCGCGGTCGCGCACCGCGACAAGGCCAACGAGGGGCTCCGCCTCGCGGAACTCGGGCGGTTGAACGTCGAGGAGGCCGCCCTGAAGGTGAAAGTGCTCGAGCGCGAGGTGGACCAGGCGCGGCGGAACGAGGCCGCCGTCCGGACCCAGCTCGAGTACTGTCGCGTCGTCGCCCCGTTCGACGGCACCGTGGTGAAGCGGTACCGCAACCCGGGGGATTACGCCCCCCTCGGGTCGCCGATCCTGAGCATCTACGACCCCGACCTCGTTTACGTCACCGCGTACCTCGAGGAGGATCGCCTCGCGGGCGTGTCCCCCGGGAGCCCGGTCGCGCTGAAGTTGGACGCGTTTTCGGACCCGCTCCCCGGGCGGGTGGTCTGGGTCGGGCAGGCGACCGGGGCCAACTTCGCGCTCGTGCCCCGCGACATCAGTTCCGGGGAGTTCACGAAAGTGCCCCAGCGGGTGCCGGTCCGCATCCTCCCCGACCGCGACGCGCGCTGGGGCGAGCTCCGCCCGGGGCTCTCGGTTTCGGTCGTATTCGACCACGGGGCGGGCGATCCGGACTGGGCCAGGACCCAAGCGGAGCGGATGCGGGCGCGGGGGGAACTCGGGGTCAGCCCGCTCGGAACCGCGGACGGAAAGGGCCGACCATGA
- a CDS encoding methyltransferase domain-containing protein, translating into MSRSGRPTDDKPLPPLYAMTHGGIESTAADEITRDLGGEVKKTARGLVVFRMEQLTDKVLSLRTTEDVFLMAWGSDSLTYKAEDLDTLRTWTARKPDWEHLFKLHHKIRPKTKGRPTYHIVCQMQGEHGFRRADARTAFTEGLAGKIPNGWHYNNENAWLEIWLTIYSKTAVCGVRLSDRTMRHRTYKLDHVAASLRPTVAAAMVRLAGIGPGMTVLDPFCGAGTILAEALDVAEQRSKAGKVRVVGGDIDPNAVFVTSQNLENVGRADLARWDATALPLETASVDRIVSNPPFGKQLSSIEKIGPLYEAAAEEWDRVLKPGGRAVLLAMEHEGLKRVLQSHRWAQVRQTRIRLLGQPSVLSVWNKPEW; encoded by the coding sequence ATGTCACGCTCCGGCCGACCGACCGACGACAAACCGCTGCCCCCGCTGTACGCCATGACCCACGGGGGCATCGAGTCCACGGCGGCCGACGAGATCACCCGCGACCTCGGCGGCGAGGTCAAGAAGACCGCGCGCGGCCTCGTGGTGTTCCGCATGGAGCAGCTCACGGACAAGGTGCTCTCGCTCCGCACCACCGAGGACGTGTTCCTGATGGCGTGGGGGTCCGACTCGCTCACCTACAAGGCCGAGGACCTCGACACGCTCCGCACCTGGACCGCCCGCAAGCCGGACTGGGAGCACCTCTTCAAACTGCACCACAAGATCCGGCCGAAGACGAAGGGCCGCCCGACGTACCACATCGTGTGCCAGATGCAGGGCGAGCACGGGTTCCGCCGGGCCGACGCGCGGACCGCGTTCACCGAAGGGCTGGCCGGGAAGATCCCCAACGGCTGGCACTACAACAACGAGAACGCCTGGCTCGAAATCTGGCTCACGATCTACAGCAAGACGGCCGTGTGCGGCGTGCGCCTCTCGGACCGCACGATGCGGCACCGCACGTACAAGCTGGACCACGTCGCGGCGTCGCTGCGCCCGACGGTGGCGGCGGCGATGGTCCGGCTGGCCGGCATCGGGCCGGGGATGACCGTCCTCGACCCGTTCTGCGGGGCCGGCACGATCCTGGCCGAGGCGCTGGACGTGGCCGAACAGCGGAGCAAGGCGGGCAAGGTGCGGGTGGTCGGCGGCGACATCGACCCGAACGCGGTGTTCGTCACGTCCCAGAACCTGGAGAACGTCGGCCGCGCCGACCTCGCGCGCTGGGACGCGACCGCGCTGCCGCTCGAAACCGCGAGCGTGGACCGGATCGTCTCCAACCCCCCGTTCGGCAAGCAGCTCTCGTCCATCGAGAAAATCGGTCCGCTGTACGAGGCCGCGGCGGAAGAGTGGGACCGCGTATTAAAGCCCGGCGGGCGGGCGGTGCTCCTCGCGATGGAACACGAGGGCCTGAAGCGCGTCCTCCAGAGCCACCGGTGGGCGCAGGTGCGCCAGACGCGCATCCGCCTGTTGGGCCAGCCGTCCGTGCTGAGCGTGTGGAACAAGCCGGAGTGGTAG
- a CDS encoding serine/threonine-protein kinase: MNRPRTVQDVFDALAHDRIVEPARLRAFAERHAPADVASALARLVTDGLLTAYQADEVGCGRASGLWLGAYRVLDRLGRGGMGQVFLAEHSVLGRRAAIKVLSDSLRADPGARRRFVREARAAAALDHPNIVHVFDVDMAHEPPYLVMEHVDGISLQAAVARAGTFSTGEAAAVGVQVADGLAQAAAVGLVHRDIKPANLLVDRRGAVKILDLGIVCFTQETHSRTCGPAVILGTLDYLAPEQAEDSAKVDARADIYALGATLYFLIAGHPPYPMADIRQKLAAKRGEDPPPLNRLRPDVPAEFAALVQRLMARDPNERFAIPGAVVAALHPWAQPAPDYPGRLFRPSSDSTAHDRRATDHEPASDPLPDTLCIVKPPARRPAAPLDAPVGPPEPGAPGPTEELSPEHGTETQGPGSHAALTDEILVPPAGRFELPAALRTAAAPAAPPAPAALARTGIRTRAALALTLVLVVAALVTALTALIARAVW; the protein is encoded by the coding sequence ATGAATCGGCCCCGGACCGTACAGGATGTGTTCGACGCGCTCGCCCACGACCGCATCGTGGAGCCCGCACGGCTGCGCGCGTTCGCCGAGCGGCACGCCCCGGCCGACGTCGCCTCGGCCCTGGCGCGGCTGGTGACCGACGGCCTGTTGACCGCGTACCAGGCCGACGAGGTCGGGTGCGGGCGGGCCAGCGGGCTGTGGCTCGGCGCGTACCGGGTGCTGGACCGGCTGGGCCGGGGCGGGATGGGTCAGGTGTTCCTGGCCGAGCACTCCGTTCTCGGGCGGCGGGCCGCGATCAAGGTGCTTTCGGACTCACTCCGGGCCGACCCCGGCGCGCGGCGGCGGTTCGTCCGCGAGGCGCGGGCCGCGGCCGCGCTGGACCACCCGAACATCGTCCACGTGTTCGACGTGGACATGGCACACGAGCCGCCGTACCTGGTGATGGAGCACGTGGACGGGATCAGCCTCCAGGCGGCCGTGGCCCGCGCCGGCACGTTCTCCACGGGCGAGGCGGCGGCCGTGGGGGTGCAGGTGGCCGACGGGCTGGCCCAGGCGGCGGCCGTCGGCCTGGTGCACCGCGACATCAAGCCGGCCAACCTGCTCGTGGACCGCCGCGGGGCGGTGAAGATCCTGGACCTCGGCATCGTCTGCTTCACCCAGGAGACGCATTCCCGGACGTGCGGACCGGCCGTGATCCTCGGCACCCTCGACTACCTCGCGCCGGAACAGGCCGAGGACAGCGCGAAGGTGGACGCGCGGGCGGACATCTACGCCCTGGGCGCGACGCTGTACTTCCTCATCGCCGGGCACCCGCCGTACCCGATGGCCGACATTCGGCAGAAGCTCGCGGCCAAGCGGGGCGAAGACCCGCCGCCGCTGAACCGGCTGCGCCCGGACGTGCCGGCCGAATTCGCCGCCCTGGTCCAGCGCCTGATGGCCCGCGACCCGAACGAGCGGTTCGCGATCCCCGGCGCGGTCGTTGCCGCCCTGCACCCGTGGGCGCAGCCGGCCCCCGACTACCCCGGGCGGCTGTTCCGGCCCTCGTCGGACAGCACCGCGCACGACCGCCGGGCGACCGATCACGAACCCGCCTCCGACCCGCTCCCGGACACCCTCTGTATCGTCAAGCCCCCGGCCCGGCGGCCCGCCGCGCCGCTCGACGCTCCGGTCGGGCCGCCCGAGCCCGGCGCCCCCGGACCGACCGAGGAACTCTCTCCCGAACACGGGACCGAAACGCAGGGGCCGGGCAGCCACGCCGCTCTGACGGACGAAATCCTGGTCCCGCCGGCGGGCCGGTTCGAGCTTCCGGCCGCCCTTCGGACCGCCGCGGCGCCGGCGGCACCGCCCGCGCCGGCCGCGCTCGCGCGGACCGGCATTCGCACGCGCGCCGCGCTCGCACTGACCCTGGTTCTGGTGGTCGCCGCCCTGGTGACCGCACTCACCGCGCTGATCGCCCGCGCGGTCTGGTGA
- a CDS encoding serine/threonine-protein kinase — MPAPASASELLDRLRKSRLVPVDRLEGFLAALHTAGGIPEPATLLDRLVAAGMITRFHADKLAAGKYKGFQLGDDRYLILDQLGSGGMGQVFLAEHAQMRRLVALKVLDPRAFENDPVARERFLREARAAGTLDHPNIVRVYDLCQDGKILFLVMEYVEGLSLQALVSHNGPLDVAAACHYARQVAFGLAHAHEMGFVHRDIKPANLILERTGLVKVLDLGLVWSEADAATNLTKQLDNKSILGTADYVAPEQAVDSSTVDARADIYSLGATLYFLLAGRPLFPEGRTAQKLVWQQIKDPVPVDRLRPEVPPELAAVVHRMLKKHPSDRYTTAAEVFEALAPFDSADVPPPDPALLPEPPLRVALARGPGPSPPTRSSGSTSKILVAAMRTGGSSAKIKNERGGSTDSDSAQIAVVAVTPSGDRKLPTQTGAGSSDDTGRTPDRPRAPRAPERPVPSGPTTLLISLSVALVLALMGIVILLLRK, encoded by the coding sequence ATGCCCGCCCCAGCCAGCGCCTCCGAACTGCTCGACCGGCTGCGCAAGAGCAGGCTGGTGCCGGTCGATCGTTTGGAAGGGTTCCTCGCGGCGCTGCACACCGCCGGCGGCATCCCCGAGCCGGCGACGCTCCTCGACCGGCTGGTCGCCGCCGGGATGATCACCCGGTTCCACGCCGACAAGCTGGCCGCCGGGAAGTACAAGGGCTTCCAGCTCGGCGACGACCGCTACCTCATCCTCGACCAGCTCGGGTCCGGCGGCATGGGGCAGGTGTTCCTCGCCGAACACGCCCAGATGCGGCGCCTGGTGGCGCTCAAGGTGCTCGACCCGCGGGCGTTCGAGAACGACCCCGTCGCCCGCGAGCGGTTCCTCCGCGAGGCCCGCGCCGCGGGCACCCTCGACCACCCGAACATCGTCCGCGTGTACGACCTGTGCCAGGACGGGAAGATCCTGTTCCTGGTGATGGAGTACGTGGAGGGGCTGAGCCTCCAGGCGCTCGTGAGCCACAACGGCCCGCTCGACGTTGCGGCCGCGTGTCACTACGCCCGGCAGGTGGCGTTCGGGCTCGCCCACGCGCACGAGATGGGGTTCGTTCACCGCGACATCAAGCCCGCCAACCTGATTCTGGAGCGGACGGGGCTGGTCAAGGTGCTCGACCTGGGGCTGGTCTGGTCGGAGGCCGACGCGGCGACCAACCTGACGAAACAACTCGACAACAAGAGCATCCTGGGCACGGCCGACTACGTGGCCCCCGAGCAGGCGGTGGACAGCTCGACGGTGGACGCGCGGGCCGACATCTATTCGCTGGGCGCCACGCTCTACTTCCTGCTCGCGGGCCGGCCGCTGTTCCCGGAGGGGCGGACGGCGCAAAAGCTCGTGTGGCAACAGATCAAGGACCCGGTACCGGTGGACCGGCTCCGCCCGGAGGTGCCGCCGGAGCTGGCCGCAGTGGTTCACCGCATGCTGAAGAAGCACCCGAGTGACCGGTACACGACGGCGGCCGAGGTGTTCGAGGCGCTGGCCCCGTTCGACAGCGCGGACGTGCCGCCGCCGGACCCGGCGCTCCTTCCGGAACCGCCGCTGCGGGTGGCGCTGGCCCGCGGTCCCGGCCCCAGCCCGCCCACCCGGTCGTCCGGTTCCACGTCGAAAATCCTGGTCGCCGCGATGCGCACCGGCGGCTCGTCGGCGAAGATCAAAAACGAGCGCGGCGGATCGACCGATTCCGACTCGGCGCAGATCGCCGTCGTGGCGGTGACCCCGTCCGGCGACCGCAAACTGCCCACTCAGACCGGGGCCGGCTCGAGCGACGACACGGGGCGCACGCCCGACCGGCCCCGCGCCCCGCGTGCGCCCGAGCGGCCGGTGCCGTCCGGCCCGACGACGCTCCTCATTTCGCTCTCCGTCGCGCTCGTGCTGGCGCTCATGGGGATCGTCATCCTCCTGCTGCGCAAATGA
- a CDS encoding oxidoreductase, with protein sequence MSQFFKYKSTADLEAENARLGTDLRFHDDLAPLFRPVTIAGRTLGNRWCVHPMEGCDGERDGAPGELTFRRYVRFGAGGAKLIWGEACAVTQESRATPRQLTLNESTKSAFARIVTDCRAAHRAANGDDSDLLFGLQLTHSGRYSYPRPVIATHDPILDPRTVANRATGVTVTRDDPLISDDELKRLVDDYVTAARLAVEVGFDFIDVKQCHRYLLNELLGARNRPGPYGGSYENRTRLAREIIQAVRAAVPAHVVIAVRVNVFDGIPFHTAADRAGAPDAHALPLANGWGMSDTDPFAVDLTEPLRWIGEMRQLGVTLLNVTMGNPYAQPHYGRPFEYPPLDGYESPEHPLVGVDRHFRATEAIQKAFPDLAVVGTGYSYLQEFLPRAAAANVRDGRVTIVGVGRGTLAQPDWVRQLLDHGKLDRKRVCRTFSYCTALMRSKQHPMGQFPTGCPPFDKDAYGDIWKEAQQLNVKPAKPAGE encoded by the coding sequence ATGTCGCAGTTCTTCAAATACAAATCGACGGCCGATCTCGAAGCGGAAAACGCGCGTCTCGGTACCGATCTGCGGTTCCACGACGACCTCGCGCCGCTGTTCCGGCCGGTCACGATCGCGGGCCGCACGCTCGGCAACCGGTGGTGCGTTCACCCGATGGAGGGGTGCGACGGGGAACGGGACGGCGCGCCGGGCGAACTCACCTTCCGCCGCTACGTCCGCTTCGGCGCGGGCGGGGCGAAGCTGATCTGGGGCGAAGCGTGCGCCGTCACCCAGGAATCGCGCGCGACCCCGCGCCAGCTCACGCTGAACGAGTCCACGAAGTCCGCGTTCGCGCGGATCGTTACCGACTGCCGGGCGGCCCACCGTGCCGCGAACGGCGACGATTCCGACCTGCTGTTCGGTCTGCAACTGACGCACTCCGGGCGGTACAGCTACCCGCGCCCCGTCATCGCCACGCACGACCCGATCCTCGATCCGCGCACGGTCGCGAACCGGGCCACCGGCGTGACTGTTACGCGTGACGACCCGCTCATCAGCGACGACGAGTTGAAGCGTCTGGTGGACGACTATGTGACGGCGGCGCGGCTGGCGGTGGAGGTCGGGTTCGACTTCATCGATGTGAAACAGTGCCACCGCTACCTGCTGAACGAACTGCTCGGCGCCCGGAACCGCCCCGGCCCGTATGGCGGCAGCTACGAGAACCGCACGCGGCTCGCCCGCGAGATCATTCAGGCGGTCCGGGCCGCGGTACCCGCGCACGTCGTCATCGCGGTCCGGGTGAACGTGTTCGACGGCATCCCGTTTCACACGGCCGCGGACCGCGCCGGCGCCCCGGACGCCCACGCGCTCCCGCTCGCCAACGGCTGGGGCATGTCGGACACCGATCCGTTCGCCGTTGATCTCACCGAACCGCTGCGGTGGATCGGCGAGATGCGGCAGCTCGGCGTTACGCTCCTGAACGTGACGATGGGCAACCCGTACGCGCAGCCGCACTACGGCCGACCGTTCGAGTACCCGCCCCTCGACGGGTACGAGTCGCCCGAACACCCGCTCGTCGGCGTGGACCGGCACTTCCGAGCGACCGAAGCGATTCAGAAGGCGTTCCCGGACCTCGCCGTCGTCGGCACGGGGTACAGCTACCTGCAAGAGTTCCTTCCCCGAGCGGCGGCGGCGAACGTCCGCGACGGCCGGGTGACGATCGTGGGCGTCGGGCGCGGAACGCTGGCGCAGCCCGATTGGGTGCGGCAGTTGCTCGATCACGGCAAACTCGACCGCAAGCGCGTGTGCCGCACGTTCAGTTACTGCACCGCGCTGATGCGGTCGAAGCAGCACCCGATGGGGCAGTTCCCGACCGGCTGCCCGCCATTCGATAAGGACGCCTACGGCGACATCTGGAAGGAGGCCCAGCAGTTGAACGTGAAGCCGGCAAAGCCGGCGGGCGAATAG
- a CDS encoding HpcH/HpaI aldolase family protein, with translation MRTNPVKRLLKAGKPSVGTWLSLGSITAARFLARAGFDWLTVDVEHSLVNVETTTHMIASIADAGCVPLVRVPSNRHDHIKRVLDNGGFGVVVPMVNTRQEAQDAVSACLYPPHGTRSVGGGVHALNFAASPADYYARANDELLVVLQCEHIQAVRNFDDVFSVPGIDAVYVGPNDLAASMRGPDGKPPHPDVFNQALADILAGAKRIGVPAGIHTFSIEEAKARIADGWQLVAVNSELKFMTDGAKQVIDGLGLGKGDDLAKY, from the coding sequence ATGCGCACCAACCCCGTCAAGCGGCTCCTGAAGGCCGGTAAGCCCTCGGTCGGCACGTGGCTGTCGCTCGGCAGCATCACGGCGGCCCGGTTCCTCGCCCGCGCCGGGTTCGACTGGCTCACCGTCGATGTTGAACACTCACTCGTAAACGTGGAAACGACCACGCACATGATCGCGTCGATCGCGGACGCCGGGTGCGTGCCGCTGGTCCGCGTGCCGAGCAACCGGCACGACCACATCAAGCGCGTACTCGACAACGGGGGGTTCGGGGTGGTGGTACCGATGGTGAACACGCGGCAGGAGGCCCAGGACGCGGTGAGCGCGTGCCTGTACCCTCCCCACGGCACGCGGAGCGTCGGCGGCGGCGTCCACGCGCTGAACTTCGCCGCGTCGCCCGCCGACTACTACGCGCGGGCCAACGACGAGCTGCTCGTCGTCCTCCAGTGCGAGCACATCCAGGCGGTGCGGAACTTCGACGACGTCTTCTCCGTGCCGGGCATCGACGCGGTGTACGTCGGCCCGAACGACCTCGCCGCGAGCATGCGCGGCCCCGACGGCAAACCGCCGCACCCCGACGTGTTCAATCAAGCGCTGGCGGACATCCTCGCGGGCGCGAAGCGGATCGGCGTGCCGGCAGGCATCCACACGTTCAGCATCGAGGAGGCGAAGGCGCGGATCGCGGACGGGTGGCAGCTCGTCGCGGTGAACAGCGAGCTGAAGTTCATGACCGATGGCGCGAAGCAGGTGATCGACGGGCTGGGTTTGGGAAAGGGCGACGACCTGGCGAAGTATTGA